The following are encoded together in the Citrobacter arsenatis genome:
- a CDS encoding nitrate reductase subunit alpha codes for MSKLLDRFRYFKQKGDTFAEGHGQVMHTNRDWEDSYRQRWQFDKIVRSTHGVNCTGSCSWKIYVKNGLVTWETQQTDYPRTRPDLPNHEPRGCPRGASYSWYLYSANRLKYPLVRKRLIELWRDALSRQPDPVLAWESIMNDPQKCQSYKQVRGRGGFIRSNWKELNQLIAAANVWTVKTYGPDRVAGFSPIPAMSMVSYAAGTRYLSLLGGTCLSFYDWYCDLPPASPMTWGEQTDVPESADWYNSSYIIAWGSNVPQTRTPDAHFFTEVRYKGTKTIAITPDYSEVAKLCDQWLAPKQGTDSALAMAMGHVILKEFHLDNPSDYFLNYCRRYTDMPMLVLLDAREDGSYVPGRMMRASDLVDGLGESNNPEWKTVAFNSAGELVVPNGSIGFRWGEKGKWNLEPLAAGAETELSLSLLGQHDEVTGVAFPYFGGNENPHFRSVKQEPVLIRQLPVKHLNLADGSRCPVVSVYDLVLANYGLDRGLDDVHSAQDYSEVKAYTPAWGEQITGVPRRHIEQIAREFADTAHKTHGRSMIILGAGVNHWYHMDMNYRGMINILVFCGCVGQSGGGWAHYVGQEKLRPQTGWLPLAFALDWNRPPRQMNSTSFFYNHSSQWRYEKLTAQELLSPLADASKFSGHLIDFNVRAERMGWLPSAPQLNLNPLTVKAKAEQAGLSPAQYTAQALKSGDIRFACEQPDSGSNHPRNLFVWRSNLLGSSGKGHEYMLKYLLGTESGIQGEALGSSEGIKPEEVEWQSAAIEGKLDLLVTLDFRMSSTCLFSDIVLPTATWYEKDDMNTSDMHPFIHPLSAAVDPAWESKSDWEIYKGIAKVFSEVCVGHLGQETDVVLQPLQHDSPAELAQPFDIQDWRKGECDLIPGKTAPNIAVVERDYPATYERFTSLGPLMDKLGNGGKGIAWNTQTEVDFLGKLNYTKREGPAKGRPLIDTALDASEVILALAPETNGQVAVKAWEALGAMTGRDHTHLALNKEDEKIRFRDIQAQPRKIISSPTWSGLESEHVSYNAGYTNVHELIPWRTLSGRQQLYQDHAWMRAFGESLVAYRPPIDTRSVSEMREVPPNGFPEKALNFLTPHQKWGIHSTYSENLLMLTLSRGGPIVWISETDAKELGIEDNDWIEAFNANGALTARAVVSQRVPPGMTMMYHAQERIINIPGSEVTGMRGGIHNSVTRVCPKPTHMIGGYAQLAYSFNYYGTVGSNRDEFIMIRKMKNINWLDDEGRDQVQEAKK; via the coding sequence ATGAGTAAACTGTTAGACCGCTTTCGCTACTTTAAACAAAAGGGCGATACGTTTGCCGAGGGGCACGGGCAAGTAATGCACACCAACCGCGACTGGGAAGACAGTTATCGTCAACGCTGGCAGTTCGACAAAATTGTGCGTTCTACCCACGGCGTTAACTGTACCGGCTCATGTAGCTGGAAAATCTACGTCAAAAACGGACTGGTAACCTGGGAAACGCAGCAAACCGACTACCCGCGTACCCGCCCTGACCTGCCAAATCATGAACCCCGCGGCTGCCCACGCGGCGCCAGCTATTCCTGGTATCTTTACAGCGCCAACCGCCTGAAGTATCCGCTGGTGCGTAAACGTCTGATAGAACTGTGGCGCGACGCCCTGTCCCGCCAGCCCGATCCGGTGCTGGCCTGGGAATCCATTATGAACGACCCGCAAAAATGCCAGAGCTACAAGCAGGTGCGCGGGCGCGGAGGGTTTATCCGTTCCAACTGGAAAGAGCTTAATCAGTTGATTGCCGCCGCCAACGTCTGGACGGTGAAAACCTATGGCCCGGACCGCGTGGCCGGATTCTCTCCGATCCCGGCGATGTCGATGGTCTCCTATGCCGCTGGCACGCGCTATCTCTCGCTACTGGGCGGAACCTGCCTGAGCTTTTATGACTGGTATTGCGATTTACCGCCCGCGTCACCGATGACCTGGGGCGAGCAGACCGATGTGCCAGAATCCGCCGACTGGTATAACTCCAGTTATATCATCGCCTGGGGCTCTAACGTGCCGCAGACCCGTACCCCTGACGCGCACTTTTTTACAGAAGTACGCTACAAAGGCACTAAGACGATTGCCATTACCCCGGATTACTCAGAAGTCGCCAAACTGTGCGACCAGTGGCTGGCACCCAAGCAAGGCACAGACAGCGCGCTGGCGATGGCAATGGGCCACGTCATTCTGAAAGAGTTCCACCTCGACAATCCCAGCGATTATTTCCTCAATTACTGCCGTCGCTATACCGATATGCCGATGCTGGTTTTACTGGATGCCCGGGAAGATGGCAGCTATGTGCCTGGACGCATGATGCGTGCCTCAGACCTTGTCGATGGTCTGGGCGAAAGCAACAATCCAGAGTGGAAAACGGTAGCTTTTAACAGCGCAGGTGAACTGGTGGTCCCGAACGGGTCAATCGGTTTTCGCTGGGGCGAGAAAGGCAAATGGAACCTGGAGCCCCTGGCGGCTGGCGCGGAAACAGAACTTTCTCTCTCGCTGCTCGGTCAGCATGATGAAGTGACCGGCGTGGCATTCCCCTATTTTGGTGGCAACGAAAACCCGCATTTTCGCAGTGTAAAACAAGAGCCGGTGCTGATCCGTCAACTGCCGGTAAAACATCTTAACCTCGCTGATGGGAGTCGTTGCCCGGTAGTGAGCGTCTATGATCTGGTGCTGGCGAATTACGGTCTCGACCGTGGTCTGGATGACGTTCATAGCGCACAAGACTACAGCGAAGTGAAAGCCTACACCCCGGCCTGGGGCGAGCAAATTACCGGCGTGCCACGCCGTCATATCGAACAAATCGCCCGCGAGTTTGCCGATACGGCACATAAAACGCATGGCCGTTCGATGATCATCCTTGGAGCTGGCGTCAACCACTGGTATCACATGGATATGAACTACCGTGGGATGATTAACATCCTCGTGTTCTGTGGTTGCGTGGGGCAAAGCGGCGGCGGCTGGGCGCACTATGTGGGTCAGGAGAAACTACGTCCGCAAACCGGTTGGTTGCCGCTGGCCTTTGCGCTGGACTGGAACCGCCCACCGCGTCAGATGAACAGCACGTCGTTTTTCTACAACCACTCCAGCCAGTGGCGTTATGAAAAACTCACCGCGCAGGAACTCCTCTCTCCGCTGGCCGATGCGTCGAAGTTTAGCGGACATTTGATTGACTTTAACGTGCGTGCAGAAAGGATGGGCTGGCTGCCGTCCGCGCCGCAGCTTAACCTCAACCCACTGACCGTTAAAGCAAAAGCCGAACAAGCGGGGTTGTCTCCTGCGCAATACACCGCGCAGGCGCTGAAATCGGGTGATATTCGTTTTGCCTGCGAGCAGCCGGATAGCGGTAGCAACCATCCGCGCAATCTCTTCGTCTGGCGCTCTAACCTACTCGGCTCATCCGGTAAAGGGCATGAATACATGCTCAAGTATTTACTGGGTACCGAAAGCGGGATCCAGGGGGAAGCGCTTGGCTCAAGCGAGGGTATTAAACCTGAAGAAGTTGAATGGCAGTCCGCGGCGATAGAGGGCAAACTCGATCTGCTGGTCACGCTCGATTTCCGTATGTCGAGCACCTGCCTGTTCTCCGATATCGTTTTGCCGACCGCGACCTGGTATGAAAAAGACGATATGAATACCTCGGATATGCATCCGTTTATTCACCCGCTGTCGGCGGCGGTCGATCCCGCGTGGGAATCGAAGAGCGATTGGGAAATTTATAAAGGCATCGCCAAAGTATTCTCTGAGGTTTGCGTCGGACATCTTGGACAAGAAACGGATGTGGTATTGCAACCGTTGCAACACGACTCCCCGGCAGAACTGGCGCAACCGTTTGATATTCAGGACTGGCGCAAAGGCGAATGCGATCTTATCCCGGGGAAAACGGCACCCAATATTGCCGTTGTGGAGCGTGACTACCCTGCCACCTACGAACGCTTTACCTCACTTGGTCCACTCATGGACAAGCTCGGCAACGGCGGGAAAGGCATAGCGTGGAATACCCAGACGGAAGTCGATTTTCTCGGCAAGCTGAACTACACCAAGCGTGAAGGCCCGGCAAAAGGACGCCCGCTGATTGACACCGCGCTGGATGCCTCGGAGGTGATCCTTGCCCTGGCGCCGGAAACGAACGGTCAGGTGGCGGTGAAAGCCTGGGAAGCGCTGGGGGCGATGACCGGACGCGACCATACGCATCTGGCGTTGAACAAAGAAGACGAGAAGATCCGTTTTCGCGATATCCAGGCGCAGCCGCGCAAAATCATCTCCAGCCCTACCTGGTCCGGGCTGGAAAGTGAACATGTTTCCTATAACGCTGGTTATACCAACGTCCACGAGCTGATCCCCTGGCGTACCCTGTCCGGTCGCCAGCAGCTGTATCAGGATCACGCGTGGATGCGTGCGTTCGGTGAAAGCCTGGTGGCGTATCGTCCACCTATCGATACCCGTAGCGTCAGCGAAATGCGCGAAGTTCCGCCTAACGGCTTCCCGGAAAAAGCACTCAACTTCCTGACCCCGCACCAGAAATGGGGGATCCACTCTACCTACAGCGAAAACCTGCTGATGCTGACGCTGTCGCGCGGCGGCCCGATTGTCTGGATCAGCGAGACCGATGCCAAAGAGTTGGGCATTGAGGATAACGACTGGATTGAAGCGTTCAACGCCAACGGTGCGCTCACCGCGCGTGCGGTGGTGAGTCAGCGTGTGCCACCGGGAATGACCATGATGTACCACGCTCAGGAGCGAATCATTAATATCCCTGGCTCGGAA
- a CDS encoding MFS transporter: protein MFRQWLTLVIIVLVYIPVAIDATVLHVAAPTLSMTLGASGNELLWIIDIYSLVMAGMVLPMGALGDRIGFKRLLLLGAGLFGLASLAAAFAHSASWLIATRAVLAIGAAMIVPATLAGIRATFAEQRHRNMALGVWAAVGSGGAAFGPLVGGMLLEHFYWGSVFLINVPIVLVVMALTARLVPRQAGRRDQSLNFGHAIMLIVAILLLVYSAKTALKGHTATVAIALTLLTGALLLWQFVRIQLAASRPMIDMRLFTHRIILSGVVMAMTAMITLVGFELLMAQELQFVHGLTPYQAGLFMLPVMLASGFSGSIAGMLVSRLGLRCVATAGMALSAVSFYGLAMTDFSTQQIQAWVLMALLGFSAASALLASTAAIMAAAPAEKAAAAGAIETMAYELGAGLGIAIFGLLLSRSFSASILPPVGLNPQEIERATSSMGEAVQLAHSLPSSLSEALLSAAREAFTWSHSVALSSAGSMLIILAIGMWFSLAKVQRQ from the coding sequence ATGTTTCGTCAGTGGTTAACGCTCGTCATTATTGTGCTGGTCTACATCCCTGTTGCGATTGATGCAACGGTGCTGCACGTTGCCGCGCCCACGCTGAGTATGACGCTGGGCGCCAGTGGTAACGAGTTGCTGTGGATCATTGATATTTATTCCCTGGTAATGGCCGGTATGGTATTGCCAATGGGCGCGCTGGGCGATCGCATCGGCTTTAAACGTCTGCTGCTGTTAGGCGCTGGCTTATTTGGCCTTGCATCGCTGGCGGCGGCCTTTGCTCATAGCGCCAGCTGGCTGATTGCTACCCGGGCGGTATTGGCAATTGGCGCGGCGATGATTGTTCCGGCAACGCTGGCGGGGATTCGCGCCACGTTCGCTGAGCAGCGGCATCGCAACATGGCGCTCGGCGTCTGGGCCGCCGTCGGTTCCGGCGGTGCGGCATTTGGTCCATTGGTTGGCGGGATGCTGCTGGAGCACTTCTACTGGGGATCCGTGTTCTTAATTAATGTGCCGATTGTTCTGGTGGTCATGGCCTTAACCGCACGCTTAGTGCCGCGCCAGGCCGGACGTCGCGATCAATCGTTAAATTTTGGTCATGCGATAATGCTGATTGTCGCCATTCTGCTGTTGGTTTACAGCGCCAAAACCGCGCTGAAAGGACATACGGCGACCGTTGCCATTGCCCTGACGCTGTTAACCGGCGCTTTGCTGTTGTGGCAGTTTGTCCGCATCCAGCTTGCCGCTTCCCGCCCGATGATTGATATGCGGCTGTTCACGCATCGCATCATTTTAAGCGGCGTAGTGATGGCGATGACCGCGATGATAACGCTGGTAGGTTTCGAGTTGCTGATGGCCCAGGAGCTACAGTTTGTTCACGGTTTAACGCCGTATCAGGCAGGACTGTTTATGCTGCCGGTGATGCTGGCAAGCGGCTTCAGCGGGTCGATTGCCGGTATGCTGGTTTCACGCCTGGGATTACGTTGTGTGGCCACGGCGGGCATGGCGCTGAGCGCGGTGAGTTTTTACGGCCTGGCGATGACGGATTTCAGCACCCAGCAGATTCAAGCCTGGGTATTAATGGCATTACTCGGTTTTAGCGCGGCAAGTGCGCTTCTGGCCTCAACAGCGGCCATCATGGCGGCAGCTCCGGCAGAAAAAGCCGCGGCTGCGGGCGCCATCGAGACGATGGCTTATGAATTGGGCGCCGGGCTTGGGATCGCAATCTTTGGTTTGCTGTTAAGCCGCAGTTTTTCAGCCTCGATTCTACCGCCAGTCGGACTTAATCCGCAGGAGATAGAACGCGCCACCTCGTCAATGGGTGAAGCGGTGCAACTGGCACATTCGCTGCCATCGTCGCTGAGTGAAGCGTTACTGTCGGCTGCCAGAGAAGCTTTTACCTGGTCGCACAGCGTGGCCTTAAGCAGCGCCGGCAGTATGCTTATCATATTAGCGATAGGAATGTGGTTCAGCCTGGCGAAGGTACAGCGCCAGTAA
- a CDS encoding GFA family protein, whose translation MLDVYACHCTLCQKWSGGIAMYLEASTHPLMSPDSAEPSHFPSSNRGERFFCSGCGCPLWFTLTGSDRYFVPWTLLELNEVDRRRLVLAAEIYTETQPAFWRLTGQYARLSGKEVEEMDYPCHLAH comes from the coding sequence ATGCTGGATGTCTATGCCTGCCATTGCACCTTGTGCCAAAAGTGGTCGGGTGGCATCGCTATGTATCTGGAAGCCAGCACTCACCCGCTGATGTCGCCGGATTCAGCAGAACCTTCGCACTTTCCTTCTTCAAATCGTGGTGAACGTTTCTTTTGTTCCGGTTGCGGATGCCCGCTGTGGTTTACCTTAACGGGCAGCGATCGCTATTTTGTCCCGTGGACGCTGTTGGAACTCAATGAGGTAGATCGCCGCCGCCTGGTGTTAGCGGCAGAGATCTATACGGAAACACAACCTGCATTCTGGAGACTGACGGGGCAATACGCTCGACTGAGTGGGAAAGAAGTCGAAGAGATGGATTACCCCTGTCATTTAGCCCATTAG
- a CDS encoding TetR family transcriptional regulator: MSYLNRDERREVILQAAMRVALEEGFTAMTVRRIAAEAHVATGQLHHHFASAGELKSQAFVRLIRTLLDAELVSENASFRERLHAMLGSEDGGFEPYIKLWREAQVVASKDPEIKSAYLLTMRMWHEETANIIAQGQKAGEFSSIPDAADVAWRLIALVCGLDGMYILGIEEMADPAFDRHLDRMITLELFI, translated from the coding sequence ATGAGCTATCTGAATCGGGATGAACGTCGGGAAGTTATTCTGCAGGCGGCCATGCGTGTCGCGCTTGAGGAAGGGTTTACCGCTATGACGGTGCGACGCATTGCAGCCGAAGCGCATGTCGCGACGGGCCAACTGCATCATCATTTTGCCTCTGCGGGCGAACTCAAATCCCAGGCATTTGTGCGTCTGATCCGTACCCTACTCGACGCGGAACTGGTCAGTGAAAACGCCAGCTTCCGTGAGCGACTGCATGCCATGCTGGGCAGTGAAGATGGCGGGTTCGAACCCTACATTAAGCTGTGGCGTGAAGCGCAGGTTGTGGCGAGTAAAGATCCAGAAATCAAAAGCGCCTACCTGTTGACCATGCGGATGTGGCACGAAGAGACCGCCAACATTATCGCTCAGGGACAGAAAGCCGGTGAGTTCTCCTCCATTCCAGATGCCGCCGACGTCGCCTGGCGCTTAATCGCACTGGTCTGCGGTCTGGATGGGATGTACATATTAGGCATTGAGGAAATGGCCGATCCTGCCTTCGATCGCCATCTTGATCGTATGATTACGCTGGAGTTATTTATTTGA
- a CDS encoding NarK family nitrate/nitrite MFS transporter, with protein MSSSNEKSNRYLLTDWKPENPGFWENKGKHIARRNLWISVSCLLLAFCVWMLFSAVAVNLNKIGFNFTTDQLFLLTALPSLSGAILRVPYSFMVPIFGGRRWTIFSTIILVVPCVWLGFAVQNTATPFGVFIIIALMCGFAGANFASSMGNISFFFPKAKQGSALGVNGGLGNLGVSVMQLIAPLVIFLPIFTFLGVQGVPQADGSLLSLANAAWIWVPLLLIATVAAGMGMNDIASSKASIASQLPVLKRFHLWLLSLLYLATFGSFIGFSAGFAMLAKTQFPDVNILQLAFFGPFIGALARSAGGVISDKFGGVRVTLINFIFMALFSALLFLTLPGSGEGNFVAFYLVFMGLFLTAGLGSGSTFQMIAVIFRKITIYRVKLHGGTEEQAQREAVTDTAAALGFISAIGAVGGFFIPKAFGSSLALTGSPVGAMKIFLVFYIVCVLVTWLVYGRKSQKK; from the coding sequence ATGTCATCATCAAATGAGAAAAGTAATCGTTATCTTTTAACTGACTGGAAACCAGAGAACCCCGGCTTTTGGGAAAACAAAGGCAAGCATATTGCACGAAGAAACCTCTGGATATCAGTGAGTTGCCTGCTGCTTGCGTTCTGCGTCTGGATGTTGTTCAGTGCCGTGGCCGTTAATCTGAATAAAATTGGCTTTAATTTCACCACCGACCAACTGTTTTTATTAACGGCATTACCTTCTCTTTCTGGTGCAATATTGCGCGTTCCCTACTCCTTTATGGTACCTATATTTGGTGGGCGTCGTTGGACCATTTTTAGCACGATCATTCTGGTTGTTCCCTGCGTTTGGCTCGGATTTGCCGTGCAAAATACCGCTACTCCGTTTGGCGTATTTATTATTATTGCGCTGATGTGTGGTTTTGCTGGCGCTAACTTTGCTTCCAGCATGGGCAATATCAGCTTTTTCTTCCCCAAAGCGAAGCAAGGTAGCGCGTTAGGCGTTAACGGTGGTCTTGGCAACCTCGGCGTCAGCGTGATGCAGTTGATCGCGCCTTTGGTTATCTTTCTGCCCATCTTTACCTTTTTGGGCGTTCAGGGCGTACCGCAAGCTGACGGCTCGTTATTGTCGCTGGCCAATGCCGCGTGGATTTGGGTGCCGTTACTGCTGATAGCCACCGTAGCAGCAGGCATGGGAATGAACGACATTGCCAGTTCGAAGGCTTCGATCGCTTCCCAGTTACCGGTCCTTAAGCGTTTTCATCTGTGGTTATTAAGCCTGCTGTATCTTGCCACCTTCGGTTCATTTATCGGTTTTTCGGCAGGCTTTGCCATGCTGGCGAAAACCCAGTTCCCTGACGTGAATATCCTGCAACTGGCGTTCTTCGGCCCTTTCATCGGCGCGCTTGCGCGATCGGCGGGCGGCGTTATCTCTGACAAGTTCGGTGGTGTCCGCGTCACGTTAATTAACTTCATCTTTATGGCGCTGTTTAGCGCCCTGCTGTTTCTCACCCTGCCAGGTTCGGGAGAAGGTAACTTTGTCGCTTTCTACCTGGTGTTTATGGGCTTATTCCTGACCGCGGGTTTGGGAAGCGGGTCGACCTTCCAGATGATTGCGGTGATCTTTCGCAAAATCACGATTTACCGGGTGAAGCTGCACGGTGGTACCGAAGAACAGGCTCAACGTGAAGCGGTAACCGATACCGCCGCCGCCCTGGGATTCATCTCAGCCATTGGCGCTGTAGGGGGCTTCTTCATCCCTAAAGCGTTTGGATCATCGCTGGCATTAACCGGCTCTCCGGTGGGTGCCATGAAAATATTCCTCGTGTTTTACATCGTCTGCGTGCTGGTGACCTGGCTGGTCTATGGCCGTAAATCACAAAAAAAATAA